One window from the genome of Enterococcus haemoperoxidus ATCC BAA-382 encodes:
- the pheS gene encoding phenylalanine--tRNA ligase subunit alpha, translated as MTLKAQLEALRDETLTKIQHVADLKALNQIRVETLGKKGPITEVLRGMKDLSAEERPVVGGFANEIRDLLTEAVEARKETLETAALNAALEQETIDVTLPGKQMVHGTRHILSQVMEEIEDIFVGMGYQVVEGYEVESDHYNFERMNLPKDHPARDMQDTFYISDEILIRTHTSPVQARTMEKHDFSKGALRMISPGKVFRRDTDDATHSHQFHQIEGLVIDKNITMGDLKGTLEVVMKKMFGEDRKIRLRPSYFPFTEPSVEVDVSCFKCGGSGCNVCKQTGWIEILGAGMVHPDVLSMSGIDPTEYTGFAFGLGPDRVAMLRYGVNDIRNFYQNDLRFLNQFKVKE; from the coding sequence ATGACATTAAAAGCTCAATTAGAAGCATTAAGAGATGAGACATTGACTAAAATTCAACATGTAGCTGATCTTAAGGCTCTAAACCAAATTAGAGTAGAAACGCTAGGTAAAAAAGGCCCAATTACTGAAGTATTGAGAGGGATGAAAGATTTATCTGCGGAAGAACGTCCGGTCGTAGGAGGTTTTGCTAATGAAATTCGCGATTTGTTGACTGAAGCTGTTGAAGCACGCAAAGAAACTCTGGAGACAGCTGCTTTGAATGCTGCTTTAGAACAAGAAACGATTGATGTGACATTACCAGGAAAGCAAATGGTTCATGGTACACGCCACATATTATCTCAAGTAATGGAAGAAATCGAAGATATTTTTGTTGGTATGGGTTATCAAGTTGTTGAAGGGTATGAAGTTGAATCGGATCATTATAATTTCGAGCGTATGAACTTGCCTAAAGATCATCCCGCTCGCGATATGCAAGATACCTTCTATATTTCTGACGAAATTTTGATTCGTACGCACACTTCACCTGTTCAAGCTAGAACAATGGAAAAACACGATTTTTCAAAAGGCGCGCTACGTATGATTTCTCCAGGAAAAGTATTCCGCAGAGATACTGATGATGCAACGCATAGCCACCAATTCCATCAAATCGAAGGATTAGTGATCGATAAGAACATTACAATGGGTGACCTTAAAGGAACACTAGAAGTTGTCATGAAAAAAATGTTCGGTGAAGATCGTAAAATCCGCTTGCGTCCGAGTTATTTTCCATTTACTGAGCCATCAGTCGAGGTCGATGTCAGCTGTTTCAAATGCGGCGGTTCCGGCTGTAATGTATGTAAACAAACCGGTTGGATCGAAATTTTAGGTGCTGGTATGGTTCATCCAGACGTGCTGTCAATGTCAGGAATCGATCCAACTGAGTATACTGGTTTTGCCTTTGGCTTAGGGCCGGATCGTGTAGCAATGTTACGTTATGGTGTGAATGATATCCGTAATTTCTATCAAAATGATTTACGTTTCTTAAATCAGTTCAAGGTAAAGGAGTAG
- a CDS encoding winged helix-turn-helix transcriptional regulator: MEQVKTTEFSLCPKFEKAFAILGKKWNGLIIDVLLENGPQRFGELRQKIPELSDRVLVERLKELEGEGIISKAVRCDESSRLEYFLTNKGKDLQQAMEQIQHWAEKWVTAEECS, from the coding sequence ATGGAGCAAGTAAAAACAACCGAATTTTCATTATGTCCTAAATTTGAAAAAGCATTTGCGATTTTAGGAAAAAAATGGAATGGTTTGATTATTGACGTCTTGTTGGAAAATGGTCCTCAACGATTTGGTGAGTTAAGACAAAAAATACCTGAACTTAGCGATCGAGTGTTAGTAGAACGCTTGAAAGAGCTAGAAGGGGAAGGAATTATCTCAAAAGCGGTTCGCTGTGATGAGAGTAGTCGTCTAGAATATTTCCTCACAAATAAAGGCAAGGACTTACAACAAGCAATGGAACAAATTCAGCATTGGGCAGAAAAGTGGGTTACCGCTGAAGAATGCAGTTGA